Proteins encoded together in one Rhipicephalus sanguineus isolate Rsan-2018 chromosome 9, BIME_Rsan_1.4, whole genome shotgun sequence window:
- the LOC119405089 gene encoding uncharacterized protein LOC119405089, translated as MARKTVAAGLLCTALFLALASTRAGCRAMPAQQSAASPLDTGNSVAATSNCTKDSRAKAICDECIYVTGARESYEPCCANLNRLQEYCEHFLRYSPDSSVNETATRERRRL; from the coding sequence ATGGCTCGGAAGACGGTCGCCGCGGGACTGCTCTGCACGGCACTGTTCCTGGCGCTGGCCAGCACTCGCGCGGGTTGCCGGGCCATGCCGGCCCAGCAGTCGGCCGCATCCCCGTTGGACACGGGCAACTCAGTGGCCGCCACGAGCAACTGCACGAAAGACTCGCGCGCAAAGGCCATATGCGACGAATGCATCTACGTGACCGGGGCCAGGGAGTCGTACGAGCCGTGCTGCGCAAACCTCAACCGGCTGCAGGAGTACTGCGAACATTTCCTGCGCTACTCGCCGGACTCGAGCGTCAACGAGACCGCCACCAGGGAGCGCCGCCGACTCTGA